From uncultured Fibrobacter sp., the proteins below share one genomic window:
- a CDS encoding TolC family protein, producing MINTKVLINAFFAMAALTTVFAEGTWTLEDCLKQAKKSSLKLESAKLREQSADISIKQAKSSGGPTVSASIQNTLYDHPYVYNEDHYRLNLGISGSYTLWDGGATSLNVESKTLTKEATVLATQQTERSVQESVLNAYMSLLAASENLRTADASVELAQAEFEHYSKLYEAGSITKKDLTQSQSNVLQKQTSQLTAQLSVSTAKTTLRQLLELDDNTEFQISAPESNIESPDSLEALPTFEQLKADAQNAHPGLKSDSVSVRAAQKNTQVAGKGNSITVTLGANSSTGLQAWESKAYKDQLKYGWQNSITLGINIPIIDGGATASKVLQAQVNETESQVSLKEDLKTLENNLEKLYLNAMSADMQWKAAILQVQAESEALTVAEEQRNAGALTYTDFLTQKNNLEKAQITLTNAKYTSLLSRKLLELYQGKLDN from the coding sequence ATGATTAACACCAAAGTCCTCATTAATGCATTCTTCGCTATGGCCGCCTTGACGACGGTTTTTGCCGAAGGCACCTGGACCTTAGAAGACTGCCTCAAGCAGGCCAAAAAATCTAGCTTAAAGCTTGAATCCGCAAAGCTCCGCGAGCAGTCCGCCGACATTTCCATTAAACAGGCCAAGTCTAGCGGCGGTCCTACCGTAAGCGCAAGCATCCAGAACACGCTTTACGACCACCCCTACGTTTATAACGAAGACCACTACCGCTTAAACCTCGGTATTTCCGGCTCCTATACTCTGTGGGACGGTGGTGCCACGAGCCTGAACGTAGAATCCAAGACGCTCACTAAAGAAGCGACTGTCCTTGCCACCCAGCAGACTGAACGCAGTGTCCAAGAAAGCGTGCTGAACGCCTACATGAGCCTCTTGGCCGCAAGCGAAAACCTGCGCACGGCAGACGCCTCGGTGGAACTTGCCCAGGCCGAATTCGAGCACTACAGCAAGCTTTACGAAGCAGGCTCCATTACCAAGAAAGATTTGACCCAGTCGCAGTCCAACGTACTGCAAAAGCAGACCTCGCAGCTCACGGCCCAGCTCTCTGTGAGCACCGCAAAGACGACTCTGCGCCAACTTCTGGAACTTGACGACAACACGGAATTCCAGATTTCCGCTCCCGAATCAAATATCGAAAGCCCCGATTCTCTCGAAGCGCTCCCGACATTCGAGCAACTGAAGGCCGACGCCCAAAACGCACACCCTGGACTCAAGTCCGATAGCGTGTCCGTACGCGCCGCCCAAAAGAACACGCAAGTCGCCGGAAAGGGCAACTCCATTACCGTGACCCTCGGCGCCAATTCCAGTACAGGCTTGCAGGCCTGGGAATCCAAGGCTTACAAAGACCAGCTCAAGTACGGCTGGCAGAATTCCATTACGCTCGGCATCAACATTCCGATTATCGATGGCGGCGCCACCGCAAGCAAAGTCTTGCAGGCCCAAGTCAACGAAACCGAATCGCAGGTCAGCCTCAAAGAAGACTTGAAGACTCTTGAAAACAATCTCGAAAAGCTCTACCTGAACGCCATGAGCGCCGACATGCAATGGAAGGCCGCAATCCTCCAGGTGCAAGCCGAATCCGAAGCGCTCACCGTAGCCGAAGAACAGCGCAACGCAGGCGCCCTCACCTACACGGATTTCTTGACCCAGAAGAACAATCTCGAAAAAGCCCAGATCACGCTCACCAACGCCAAGTACACGAGCCTGCTTTCGCGCAAGCTCCTGGAACTTTATCAGGGCAAGCTGGATAATTAA